The sequence below is a genomic window from Streptomyces sp. V1I1.
TCGCCGAACTGGAACAGGCTGCGCCGGGCGACCCCGACGAGGTGCGGCAGTTCGCCGTTGTCGGAGGCCTCGAACAGCCTGGCGATGTCCGGGGCCGACTCCGGCGCCATACGGGCGACGATCAGGGCTTGGTGCATCGGGGAGCTCCCTTTCTCTCTCAGGTCCCTTGCCCGGGGTTCAGTTGGCGGTGACCGAGGCGGAGCGGCTCTCGCGGTCGCGCTGCTCGATCTTGTCCCGGATGAGTTCCATCTGGACGCGGGAGTTGCGGTTGATGTTGTCGGTCATCCAGTCGTCGTCGACCGGGGCGTCCGGCTTCATCGCGAAGTCCTGCGTCCAGTGCATGCGCGTGCCGCCCGGGACCTCCGAGTACTCCCAGAGGATGTCCATGAACTGGAAGGGCCCGGTCTCGACGCGGCGGGCCCGTACCTTGCGGCCCTTGCGGTCGGTCGTACGCTCCGAGACCCAGCTCCAGACCGTGCCGTTGTCGTCGGGGTGCATGGTCAGGCGGAAGGTCGTGGTGCTGCCCTCCCGGGAGAGG
It includes:
- a CDS encoding SRPBCC family protein, with the translated sequence MPGHTENEITVAAPLDLVWEVTNDIENWPQLFSEYASVEILSREGSTTTFRLTMHPDDNGTVWSWVSERTTDRKGRKVRARRVETGPFQFMDILWEYSEVPGGTRMHWTQDFAMKPDAPVDDDWMTDNINRNSRVQMELIRDKIEQRDRESRSASVTAN